The Saprospiraceae bacterium genome includes the window AAAAACATCCCATTGAAATGGTGGCATTGGGTAGCTATAATTTTGGTTATAATTTTAATAGATTGGGGGGTATTGGAATTGATCGCATTAATTAAATACTGAAATGCCTATTCGGTTGAAATACAACAAAATAACAGCAAAGAATCTGTTTTTAATTGATGGCATAGGTGCATTCCTGTCCATGTTATTTTTAGGGTTCGTCTTGGTAAGATTTGAGACAATTTTTGGTATTCCAAAGCAAACCCTTTATCTCCTCGCATCTGTGCCCGTCGTTTTCTTTTTGTTTGACTTGTGTTGTTATTTTACACACAATCGAAACACCATTATAAAATTAAGATTAATTGCATTTTCCAATTTATCGTATTGCCTTCTTTCAATTAAGGTATTAATGTTCCAACCAGATTCAATAAAACCTATGGGTTGGATATATTTTATTTTTGAAATCTTGATTGTAATCGCATTAGCAGTTACTGAACTTAACGTTTCGAACCGGATATTTAACACGAAGTAATAAATAAAATGCCCTGTCCAAAGCAATAACCCCAAGCCTATTTCTTCTTCGCCACCTCATTCACCGTAGGTGCCTTCCATTTTTCCATGCCGATGGGTACTTCCTGGGCTCTGCGAATGGCCTCAGAGGTCCGGCGTTTGTCATACACCATAGCTACCGTCATGATGATACTGGTAACAATAATAATGAAAAACAAAATGCCATCCTGGAAGGCTTCTACCTTTGCCGTTTCTGGAATAGCATAAAACAAAAGGACGGTAATCAAACCCCTCGGGCCGACAAATACCTGCGGAAGAATGTCCTTGCCTATGAATAGCCTAAGCACAATAAAACGAATAACATAGATAGACAGGATGATCAACAGGCTTACAATGGCCACATTGACACTGGCTAGGGAAGCTAGCGAGATGGTCAGCCCGAAAATGACAAAGAAAAAGGTTCTCACCACAAAAGCCGTCTCCATGGTAATGACGTGCAAACCTTCATAAATGTGCTTGGCTTCCTTGAAATTGAGCCACTTGCTTAGCGGGCCTTGGAAGAAAAGCCGCATGTTGGCAATCAGCAAACCAAAAACCAGGATAATAATCAAAGAAGACAAGTGCATTTTTTTACCTACCGCGTATAGTAATAACAAAACCGCAATGAGTAAGAAAAGCTTGGTGTGGCTTTTGATGTTTTGAAAAATGAGCACGATAATATAACTGGCTACAATGGAAATGACGATGGTTAAGAGGACATTGCCGCCGAAGCCCAAAAGGCCGCTGGCATGTTCCGCTGCATCAATCTGACCCGTAAGAAAATAAAATAGCATAATCCCCAATATATCCGAAAAGGTGCTTTCATAGATATGAAATTCCTTTTTGGCTTCACGCAAACTGGATACGCTAGGAATGATAATGGCACTTGACAAGATAGATAAAGGCGTAGCATATAACCAGGCGGCATTCATGCTCATACCCTCAATAAATTGGTGTAAAATTAGGGCAGCGACCCAGGTTGAGGCCATCAAGCCAATCAGCGCAATGCCTAAAGCCTTGGCAATGGGCAGGTATTTTTCCCTTTTTAGCTCCAATTCTAGGGCTGCTTCCAGCACAATCATGATTAGACCTACGATACCCAGCACCTCTAAAATGGGAAAAAAATTGATACTGCCACCGCCCACTGCATCTAAGACAAATTTGAGGATGATCCCCAGTACGATCAACATCAGTACAGACGGAATGTTGGTTTTTCTGGCTACTTCTCCAAAAGTGAAAGATAATATGATGATGATAGAGGCCTCAATGATCAAATTGTAAGACGTCATGATTTCCATATACCTAGATTTGTGTTTTTTAGTTTGATACACTTGGGGTAAATCCCCATTCTTTAATCAGTTCCAATAAATCATATAAATGGCTTTCCTCCTGGACCCGTATCCTAACCTGAATACTGCCGTCTGATTCGAAGGCGGGCAGCAATTCTGGTTTGTGGTTCCAATCTACATATGGCGCAGTCGCTAACAAGTCCAATAGTTGGACCGGATTATTGATGCGCTCTCCTGCTTTTTCTTTTTTGATGCGAAGTTGGAATACGCCACCCACATCTTCGCCTGATAGTAGGGTATAACCATTGGCTTGTAGCGTAGTATAACTAATATTGTGTAGGCCTTCGCTGGTTTCTAATTGAAGCCCGAGCCGCCCAGTCTGTACGATAATACCTTGGTAATCCTTGGTCTTGAGGCGTTTGTCAATGAGGTGGGAATGCTCAAATTGAACAATGCGGCCGCTAATGTAGTTTTTCACATGCGTAAAACTTCCCAGCAGTAAAAGGGCAAATAGTAAGCCGTGAAAGACGGGGTTAACCATCACAAATGCGCCAATCAGCATCAACCCTGCCAAAGGTTCATAAATCAATAACACCTGTTGAATGCGGTGGGTGATAGTGGATTGAAAACGGCCCAATGCACTGGTCCGCTGTGAAAGGCTTTTGGCCGCATGTAGTATGAAATACAAGAGGACCAAGCCTACCGCCAGCGTCAAAAAACCAGGCCAACTAAACTGATTGAATAAAGACGATTCCATACAAGTAGCTTATCATTAAATAGTCAAAAATGATCAAAGAAGGTATTGTTTTTGCTCCAGTAGTAGTCCAATTTCATTGGCTACCACTTCATTGACTTCTAGCCAGCCATCTAAATTCCGCGTAAGTAATCCGATGCTAATCAAGCGTTGAAGAATGCCACTATATTTTCCTTTAAAAGCGGGGCCAAATTGCCTGCGAAGCATGTATTCATTTATCCGCTTTTCAATGGTCAATGCACGTAAGAGCAGCGCATTCTCCGGGGTGATGAAATCTGGCAACATATAAGTAGCTTGAAAGGGCTGACATACCTTCTCTTCGTCTAACTTTTTGGTAGATAAAGCCCATAAATTTAGGCTTTCTCCAACATTGTTTCGCGAAACCTTAATGATCTTATTGGCTATCTTTTTATACTGTTGAGGGTTTAACTCCTCTGCCTCTGTATTGACCAACACTTTATGTGTGGCCCCATGCCGGATTAAAATGGCTGCTTTTATTTCCTCTACACTCATTCTGTCAAGATTGATCGTTGCCTGAAAAATCCTGTTCACATCATGGAGTAAGTTGAGTTGTGCTTTTTTCCAATGACTGGTTGCCACCAAAAAGAAGAGCCTTCGAGCATAACTGTCAATGTATTCATACAAGACCCTTAAGTTTCGGTTGAGCGAGAAGTTGGCATCTCCCCAAAGTTCTAAATCATCTATCCAAACTAGCATGGGAGAATTGATCGTATATTTTTGGACAAACTCCAATGCCTCTTCCAAATCATAATTCGTGGTATACCTTCTACCTTGGAGGTGAATGGTCGTGTTAGGGGCTAACCTAATGGTGTTTTGGGCGAAATACCGGTTGGCAATTAGCTCGCCGAAAAGTGATTTTCCAGAAAAACGGCGGCCACTAAGCATCACTGATCCCCGAAAGCCAGTCTTCCATTGGGCAATCAAGGTCTCCATATGCTGGAGTTCCTTTTCTCTTCCCACCCAAAATGACTCGCCGATATATCCTTTGGTCAAAAAAATACTGGTATACTGGTGGTTGCTTTGGTCTCCTTTTCGATCTTCGATAAAGCGAACGATCTTTTCGGAAGTGCTCAAGGCCTCTTCGCGTTCCAGTGCCACCTTTACCCTTTGGATAACGCTCAATTGTTTATGAAACCAGTTTTTTATCCTCAACAAGACTTGGTTCTGGTTGAGTTTGAATTGGTTCAAGGTCGATTGTAAGGGAATTGGCAAAAAGGCTTCCGTGGTGTGGTAGATAGCTGAAATTTGGAAATCGCGCTGCAACCTATCTCGGACCAGCGCATCTAAAGCGGAAAATGACTTTTCCCAGGAAGCCACTTTTTGCAGAAAGGCATTTAGTGGCTGGCAGATACTCTCCCTGTCGGCGACCCTGTTGATTCCTTCGTGTTTTTCGTTTGTCAATAGAAGGCTCCTGTTTCGGATATTGACAAACGACATTTTCAGGCTATGACTGACCGTTGCGCTTAGTTCCCATACTTCATATAAAAGTGGGAGGATTTCTGATTCTAACCAAAGCCTGGTGCTCCGCTGGAAATTGATCTCCTTGTATTGGATAAGTCCGCCTATCGTCTGGAAAGGAACTTGTTTTTTATCTTTTAAAGCAACCAAGTCATCCTCAAGGGTAAGTCCGAAATCGGCAACATAGTTTTGAGGGGTAATTTCATCTTCCTGTTCTTTGAGTTTAGGCGGAATTTTCCGAAGGCTATTTTCAAAATTACTTTCTATAAAACCGATGGTATTTTGGGCTAATGTCCTCGCTTCTGCTATTTCCTGATTAGCCGAGACCAAGGTCTGGTCAATGTGTTGTTTGATACTTTGAAAATTGGAGGCAATGGCCTTCATTTCTCCAAATTGCTGAAGTATTTGCTGGCATTGTAGGGGAATGCGATTTAATTGTTCTTTATAGGTAGGCCAAGGATTTTTTTGTAAGGACCATTCGGCTATTTGTCTGTCTAGCCCATTTTTTTTTTGCCGTATTCTTTTAGTTGCTGTAGGTAAGAAACCAGCTAGTTCTTCCGCTGCCGCTTGGATGGTTTGATAGGATGCCTGTTTTAGGTCATCTAAATCATCTTCCTGACATTCTCCATTAAGGTGCAAAATGATCCCTTTTTGATACTGGAATAAAATATCTCTCCAAAGAATCAAAAAAGATTTAGCAAGACCTGACCAGCTATAATTGATGATATAATAGGGTAGGAGTAGATGTTTACTTTTTGTATTAGCTGTTTGCAATTGTTTGGTACAATGATCCTCTAAACGGACGATTTCATCAAAAAGTACCCTAACATTAACCACCAATGCTTCCATGAAGGGGTGGTTACCTCCACTTTCCCATGTCTTTTTAATAGTATGACGTAATGCCTCATGAAATTGAGACAATTGTGGTTCTATGTTTTCCATATATATTAGGATTCTGTAAATAGGGACTGGAAAATAGTGTTTAGTCACTAGAATAGGGCAGGATTGGGTGAAAAAATAGGCAATAGTGACGGATTTTCATTTTTTAGTCTTTTTATTAATAGGCTTTTGACGTCCGTTGTGTTGAAGGCGCAAGGCGGAAATCGGAAGCGGGAAAGAACCAAAATGGATAGCATAAAGATGGATTTGTTGCTGCTCTTTTGCCGATATGGTTGCGGCGAAAGCCAGCAAAAGGTGGACTTTAAATATGCACAAAAATTTTTACCTTACGAAAAAAAACCTTCAAGTGCAGGTAAATAAGGTGCAACGTGAGGAATTTGGGAAGCTTTCGGATGCCGAAATTATCCAAATTATACTGGATCAAGGGAAAAAAGAATTGCTCGAAATACTGTATGATCGTTATGCTGCCAAAATTTATTACAAGTGTTTAGGCATTACAGGTAATACAGAAATCTCTAAAGATTTGACGCATGATATTTTAATAAAAATCTTTATCAATTTGTCCAAATTTCGAGGGGCCTCTGATTTTTCCTTATGGATACATTCCATCACTTACAATTATTGCATGGATTACCTGCGTAAAAAGAAGAAAATGCAAGTTGAAAAATTTGAGGTCAAAGATTTTGATTATCCGTCAATGGATGAAATCGAATTGGAGAATAAAATACTTGCTGATTTAAAATTATCTCAGCTGGAAATTCTATTACAGGAACTAAAACCTGAGGAAAAAATCATTCTCTTGATGCGCTACCAGGACAGTATGTCGGTCAAACAAATTGCCCAAACCTTAATTATTAGCGAAAGCGCTGTGAAAATGAGGTTAAAGCGAAGTAGAGACCGATTAGCAGAACTTCTAAAAGATCCTCGAAATGAAAGACAATAGGATAAAAAACAATTTAGAAGAAAAATTTAAGCAGCTTTTACCCGATGAGAAAGCGCCGGCAGAACTCAAAGCGGAGGTTTTTGGCACGCTCGACACGTTTACCTTATTGGGCGACATTGTCGATTTATTTACAACCAAGTTTACCGCTACAGAAGCCGAATTTTTGAATATTCATCAAGATGAAAAGGAATGAGCACTAAATCATTCCAGTGAGGAAAATGACTTCAGGTGATGACTTCCTTTCGGGGAAAAGTGGTGCCCAAATCTAATTAACTTTGTCTCTCTTTTGAGTACATGAAAAAAACGACTATAGGATGGAAGAATTAACAAACTGGTCTCAATTGTTCATTGAATCACTCCGTGCTTTTGGTCAGGCCTTTAAGGCAGCCATACCAGGGATCATCGGAGCTATCCTAATCTTGCTATTGGGTTGGTTATTTGCCAAACTTGTTTCGGGAGGGATAGGGCGTTTGTTGAAAGTCATCAAATTTGATAAGCTGGCTGAACGGATCAAAGCAGGCCCATTACTGGAAAAAGCCAATATACGATTAGCGCCGAGTGCATTAGTTGGAAAATTTGTATACTGGATACTCATGCTACTCGTCATCACTACTGCGGCTGATACGCTAGGTTGGTCAGCCGTCTCAGGAGAAATTTCAAAATTAGTGAATTACCTCCCCAGTCTGTTATCAGCTATAGTTTTTTTTATGGTAGGGGTGTATATTGCCACTTTTGCCAGAGAGGTAATCCATGGTGCTACTAAGACGCTTGGAATAAGTTCAGGACGGACCATTGGCAACCTTGTATTTTATTTACTTTTTTTATTGGTTTCGCTAACTGCCCTTGGTCAGGCTGGAGTTGACACGACCCTTATTAGTTCGAATCTACTCCTGATCATCGGATCCATCATGACTGCAGCTGCCATCTCCTATGGCATTGCATCTAAGGATGTATTGGCAAATATTTTGGCCAGTTTTTTTAGCCGTAAAATCTTCCTGAAAGGACAAATGATAGAAATAGATGGGCAGCGAGGAGAAATAATTGAGGTAAGTAATATAGCTGTAATCTTGAAACTCAATGAGGACGAAGAGCTCGTTGTCCCCACCCACCAGTTGATTATCAACAAGGTCAAAATCATTAAAAAATAAACTTGTGGTCAGTCAAGTATAAATTATCAGGTCACTTAGTGCGTCTTTTTCGCCTGCTCTCCGTTCGAGAACCCCTTGGTTAGCTAGGCTAGGCGCGGGAATCCTGACTAAAGTACGAGACAAGCTCTCCGCCTCGATCAGACGAAAAATAGGCAGATACCTGACCCGACATTCATACTTTGATTGGCCACTAGCGCCGGAGGCACTTAGGCCTAATTGCTTTGTCATTGGACTCAAATTGCCAGAGAACCCAAAAACAAAGCGCCATCTGTCAACAGATGGCGCTATATAAGGATTTATTCTTCTTCTAGTATTTGCGTTTTGTACTTGACTTTGGGTATGGGCTTTAGTTTTTTCTTTCTGTGCCCATCTTGCGTTTTGTTGCCATTGTCATTTTGAACCTTTTTCTTCAAAGGTTTTGCATTATTCTGTTTCATCTCAATTTAAAGTTTTAAAAAATAGAATATTTAGGACGCATTCCTAATGACGACTAAATATATTTATATTCTTTCTTACTGTCAAGTCTTTTTGAGATTGGCCGAAATCTTTTTTAGCATTCTTTTTTAAATTAAGACAAATATGAGCATGTTTGGAGGTCGCTTTTGGAGATAAAAAGTGGCAATTTTTTGATGAAACGAGGCGCTTTTTGAAGTGCATACCCTTAGGTACGGACAAAAAAAGCAACGAAGTATCAGCGAAAAAGAGATATTTTTTGGCCCAAAGGGTGACCTCCAAACATGCTCTAAGAGAGACAAAAAGGCTAATTCCTAAAAATAAATACTGAGAATCACAGCGGAGGCCGTATTGAAATTTACTTTTCCGGGGTTATTGAACCGGATAGAGTTTTTATCTGAAAAAGTGAAATTGCCCTGCAATTCAACACCTATGGAGAAATGGGGATCAAAAAAATAATCCGACCCAAAGGCGGCGCCGACTAATACATCTGTCGTACTGCTAAGGTTCAGCTCTTTGGCCTTGGCGGGCTGATAAAAGATCGCACCGGCCCTCAAGCCAACATAAGGCGCCACTTTTTCTGTCGCAAAATAATAACGTGGGATGATTCCGATACCATATTCGGATGCAATACCGGCTGCGGATTTTACCTCTATGGAAGGGGCAATGGAAAGGTGTTCTCCTACCCAAATCGGAAGGAGGAAACCAAACTGATTGCCTTGAATGGTGGCTGAAAGGCCAACCCGGCGGGTATCATCTGTTACCTGGGCTATGGTTTGCATGTGAATAGCCGCAAAAAGTAGCAGGAGAAGCATTTTTTTAAAAGTTTTCATAGTTAGCTTTAGATAAAAGGTGAAAAATATTAGATACTGATTAATGTTGAATAAGCAGGTTGTCCCAAAGCAATAGCTCCTCCACTTTGAGATAAATGCGATAATAACCATCAGGAAGGTCGGCGGTTCCAATGGCGAAGTTATTAGAACCCTCGACCAAAGTGACTTTGAGCGTTTTCACGGGGCGTCCGCCAGCACTTATCAGCTCTGCACCAACGAAGTTGGGCACAGCTGAGTCTTCTTCGTACACAGCTGGTGTGATCGATAACTCGGCTTGGCTGGCCTTGGTCGTGACAATAGCCACCCTAATGAGCTCGGTAGAAGGATTAGGGAAGGGAATAAAAAAGATATCTGAAGCCGAAAAATCAGCTGGATTATTTCCCCATTTGGTATTCGGGGCACCAACATTACCCAAGCCTTGACCATTATAATCGCGGAGGTGATAACCTGTTAAAACAGGCGTCTCGAGTGCCGAAATAACCACTTGATCTTTTTCTCCGCAGGCGGTAGCTAGTAATAATAAAAGAATGGCGATTTTAATGATTTGGTTTTTCATTCTTTGGTACTTAACATAGTATCTCGTTTCCAATACTTTTTCACGACGGCTGCCAACCCATCTGCTCCTTCCAGGAGTACATCAAACACGGGAAGTTTTCTTCTTTCTTCAATCTCCTCACAAACAGCTTTTACTTTTTCCTTTTGTATTTTTTCGTGATTGATG containing:
- a CDS encoding cation:proton antiporter, with amino-acid sequence MEIMTSYNLIIEASIIIILSFTFGEVARKTNIPSVLMLIVLGIILKFVLDAVGGGSINFFPILEVLGIVGLIMIVLEAALELELKREKYLPIAKALGIALIGLMASTWVAALILHQFIEGMSMNAAWLYATPLSILSSAIIIPSVSSLREAKKEFHIYESTFSDILGIMLFYFLTGQIDAAEHASGLLGFGGNVLLTIVISIVASYIIVLIFQNIKSHTKLFLLIAVLLLLYAVGKKMHLSSLIIILVFGLLIANMRLFFQGPLSKWLNFKEAKHIYEGLHVITMETAFVVRTFFFVIFGLTISLASLASVNVAIVSLLIILSIYVIRFIVLRLFIGKDILPQVFVGPRGLITVLLFYAIPETAKVEAFQDGILFFIIIVTSIIMTVAMVYDKRRTSEAIRRAQEVPIGMEKWKAPTVNEVAKKK
- a CDS encoding RNA polymerase sigma factor, whose translation is MHKNFYLTKKNLQVQVNKVQREEFGKLSDAEIIQIILDQGKKELLEILYDRYAAKIYYKCLGITGNTEISKDLTHDILIKIFINLSKFRGASDFSLWIHSITYNYCMDYLRKKKKMQVEKFEVKDFDYPSMDEIELENKILADLKLSQLEILLQELKPEEKIILLMRYQDSMSVKQIAQTLIISESAVKMRLKRSRDRLAELLKDPRNERQ
- a CDS encoding mechanosensitive ion channel, translated to MEELTNWSQLFIESLRAFGQAFKAAIPGIIGAILILLLGWLFAKLVSGGIGRLLKVIKFDKLAERIKAGPLLEKANIRLAPSALVGKFVYWILMLLVITTAADTLGWSAVSGEISKLVNYLPSLLSAIVFFMVGVYIATFAREVIHGATKTLGISSGRTIGNLVFYLLFLLVSLTALGQAGVDTTLISSNLLLIIGSIMTAAAISYGIASKDVLANILASFFSRKIFLKGQMIEIDGQRGEIIEVSNIAVILKLNEDEELVVPTHQLIINKVKIIKK